CTAGCAGAGATTTCCATTGTTATTTCAGATCATTTTACTGAAACGATGAATCGAGTACGATGCAAGAATATGGAATTTTTGTATTTTCATAGGGAAGTTATAAGAGATGAGATGGACTCGAAATTACCCGTTACTGAAGTAAGATGGAGAAACAACAGATGCTCGACGCTGGCTATCACCATCAGCCCGTGCAGCCCTTGTCCCAAAAGGGATTCCTGGCTGCTCATTATTGCTGTTGGGCTGAGCATAGGAATGGGGCATATGTGCCCAATGGTTATGATGGAAATCAGCAGGTTGCACTGTTTGCATGGGCCTAGCATCTGATGGCCCAGCCAGGGGGTTCCAATGATCATGGTATGCAGGACGATCCATTGTTCTCTCAGGGACATGGGAGCTTGACGATGATGTCAGTGGTGGAAGAGGATGCAAGTATGCCACATATGGGCAAGGATGAGTTGTCCCTGGTGCAGCAGATACAGCTACTTGCTCCGTAAACACATGCTGTCCCATGAAGTCATGAACTGCACATGACCAATACTAAACATATTCAATATGATCTCAATTTTACAAATTGTTCAATTCAAATTAGAACTTACAAGTAACTGGAGGTGATGATTCTCCTTCCCTGATAGAAAAAGGGAAAGAGTAAGTGAAAACCACTCATTTTTCCAATACAGGTAAAAGGAAAAGTGTGGGAATCTCGGCAATAGATAGATAAAGACTGGTTTGTTAATTAGTTGGGTATGATCTTAGGAGATAATGGAATAAATGTATCATTTATGTACACATTCCATGCCTGTTGATTTGATCAGTACTTCATTGAAAatctatatatcctatataGACACAACCCACTAAACATCATTAATTGTGATTTTCTTACAACCACATGAAGCCACATCATCACTTAAATCTAAACCGTTGATTCCATCCTCTCCGTTTTTCTATACGTCTGATGATCAAACATCCACCatctcactcactcacacaaGACCATTCATCTTCTAATCTCCATTGCCGCAAGAAACTACCAGAAGCCCAAGAGTTTGTTCATGCGAAATCATTATTCATTTATATGGCCGTTTCATTTTGTTACTCTGTTTCTCTTCCCCAGTGCATCTTGATCCTTCCGCTTCCCCTGCTTTTTACCCTGGTAGCGGCAGTCTCCCAATTTCTCATTCATCTACAGTGTGTTGTGCTAAGAGCTTATTATTCTTCCTCTATTTTaatttctttgatttttttctcACCGCCCACTCGCCGCCAACGCCCCAGCAGCTGGCACCGTCACCGGGCGTCGCGGCCGACCGCTTCCACCGCCCACTCACATATTATCATCGAATACTTGCTTTCATTATTGCGCCGGGGTAGTGGTCTCCGCGCACCCAAGAGACTGCTTGAATGCTCGAGGTCACCTGTCGCATCCACAGTTCCTGGTATTCCTGCCACTCTCTCCGTGGGAGCGGCTGTCGCTACTTGGGCCTCACCCCCGGCCTTCATCAGGTTCGTCTTCCTTACAAGTCTGCTTTGTTTCCTCAGACCGTTTCGTTACCATTTGTACTAATTTCGCGTCTTCCCTTTTCTTTGTCGGTGCCAGCTTCACGTGTTGCCGGGTCATCTTCTGTCTGGTCCTCCGCCATGGCAAGACCTGCCCACTTTTGGACCTGCCGAAATTGCCGACCTTCCTCCTTGCACATCGTATTCACAGGTCATCCTCGCACCATCTGGCTTTCGTACGCTGTTTGTTTTTTCAGTTGAATGCAACCTGTGTTACTGTCCTAGAATAAAATTAAAATGTCCTTATCATAACTATTATAGTTCATCTTTTTATCGGCAACTAGAACTTCTTATATCTACGTTGACTTTAGTATTTAAGCATTTCTTATATACAATCATACCATATATGTCCAATGCTAAAATTGGCTGCAACTTCATAACTTCATCTTTTCAACACCCTCAACTTCAACATTTTTGCTCtgaaatcccgcagcaacgcgcggggtattCAACTAGTTACATATGAATTGTCAACCATGCTCCTCAGAAAAACGACCCATGTATACTCTATCATGGCAAGAATGCCACTACGGGTGTCGTCAAATGTCAACAAATTCATGCACTATATCAAATTGTTCAGGATTGCATCACAAGACAAATAATTTATATCAAATTGTTCAGGATTGCATCACAAGGCAAATAATTAAGTTTCCTAGTAAAAATGCAAATAACTGAGTCGCCCTCCATCAATTTTCCATACATAGTTGCATACCTTAAATTAATTTTTCTTGCATAGTTGCATCCCTTAAATCAATTTTTCTTACATGCAAAGAAAACAGGATCTGCTCGCTTGTTTTCTTTTATGTACCTTAACCCCACGTGGGCACAGCCCCCTTATTTTTGCCACCCACAAAGTCCAAATGGGTGTTTTGGGCTACAAGAGATACTAATCGTGCATTGGAATCTATAAAACAAGGTAGATAGATAATGTTACTTCTATGTTAAAGCTACTGGcttattatttattacatgaaacaGCATGTTTTGAATCCTTGAAGAGAATGTCAAACAAAACTAACAAAACGTAATAATCTAAAGCAGAACATACTCAAATAAAGATGGGAGTTGTGCTAAGCGACCGAATGGGCACCAATGGAAGCGAAATGGCTGCACAAcacagaaataaaaaaaattgtcagGATAGTCATGCAGAGGAACTGGTAAAAAAATGACAGCAAATAGGAGTAACCTAAACTAGGATGGCTTATTAGAGTAAAACAAACTACGATTTTCGTAACAACTGCATAAATGTTTTGAGACAGGCAACAAGGAACCACAGGCATTAATTCTAAATATTTAAAAAGGGAAAATTTTGTCCCAGGATTATTCATGTAGCAAAAAAGTACATCCAAAAGAAAAGTTCAAATAACTGAGCATGGTCAAGTGCCATCATTTGCGTGTGCATAGTACTGTGTAGAAGTACAAGGAATCACATTGAGAGTCAGGCATACTCAAAGAGAACAATACTGAAACACAGGAAAATTGAGTGGGAAAAGGCATATTGCCAACATAAAAAAGGAAGAATCAAGATTTTTAACAAGCACGAATAATTTAAGAGTAAGGTTGACAAGGTCATGTACCACATCTGTGTAGCTAACGTCATAAAGGTCTTCATCATGAGCCCACTCATCCATGTTGACATCATGTGCAGCTCGGGAACCATTTGCATAAAGCCAATTCCCTTTCTCAATTTTGCGGCAATTGGGGCATTGCATAACCCCTTTGGCATTAAATGCTGATCCAATGCAGTCTAAAAAATAACTGATACTTAGCATACCAAAGATTaccaagcaaaaaaaaatcagagtaGTGATTTGATACTGTTTAGTGTACACTACAGTAAGCTAACACGCCATAATAGAAAATCTGCAcaaagtaaactagcacaactCACTAAAATATTTAGGAAAACTACAGTAAGCTAGTAACACGCCAAGTTTCAATATTGGCACTTGAACGAACATGTTTCAATCCCTTAGAAGCACTGGCAAACTCAAACATCCAACTTTATGCTAAGTTTAATAAACTAGATCAACAGACTAAAGTTTCTTACAAAATCCCACATGTCTCACCTCAAATTCATGCTAATTACAGACAGGCTCAACTTCTACAATAAACAAATCCAAAGCAGTTATACCTCGAATTATGAAAGATGATGGAAAAACATAAACCAAAATCGCCAAATCATCCCCTGACGTCAAATTGTTCCCCAGAAATTGGAGCACAAAGTTCTCTCTGTTACTACATGGCTCAAGAACTTTAACAAATAATTAGGCACTGTCTGTACACACTCCCGAATAATTCTTCGGACATCAAATCTTGCCCACAAACAGCACCTACATAACTACCGAGCCAAACACAATTAACAGAAATTCACCCACGCCACGAAACTAACCACGCAAAGAAAATTGCATAtggtaacccccccccccccaaaaaaaaaacggcTTTCATGCCTTTAAACCCAAATTCAGCACCGCCGGAACTATAAAATTGTGAAATTGACCCTAATTACGCCAAATCGAACCTAATTCTAACGATCCTGGTCACATTTGCAGGTCCTCCAGCCAATTTGGACCACAAAATTCGCAGCCAAGAACCCACCGGCAGATCCAGCGTTCATGGGCACTCACCTAGGTGGAACTCGTGGCCGCACTGCAGCCTGGCGGTGGAcctctccccggcggcggcgagcaccgcGTCGAGGCAGATCGAGCAGGACACCTcggccgccttctcctccttgccgcccgccccctcctccgccgccgccgcagacccGGCAGCCGCCGCGTCCTCCTTGGGCTCCGCACCGACGCCCATatcccctcccccctctctaTCCTCCCCCTCACCAACCGCGGGATTTCTTGGCCGGATCCCGCAAAATCCGAGCCGGGCCGGAGGGAAACGGGGCTCGAAGCGGCCGCCCCGGTGACGGCGAGGCCGCGCCCCGTGC
The nucleotide sequence above comes from Panicum virgatum strain AP13 chromosome 3K, P.virgatum_v5, whole genome shotgun sequence. Encoded proteins:
- the LOC120697477 gene encoding E3 ubiquitin-protein ligase RFI2-like, whose translation is MGVGAEPKEDAAAAGSAAAAEEGAGGKEEKAAEVSCSICLDAVLAAAGERSTARLQCGHEFHLDCIGSAFNAKGVMQCPNCRKIEKGNWLYANGSRAAHDVNMDEWAHDEDLYDVSYTDVPFRFHWCPFGRLAQLPSLFEEGESSPPVTFHDFMGQHVFTEQVAVSAAPGTTHPCPYVAYLHPLPPLTSSSSSHVPERTMDRPAYHDHWNPLAGPSDARPMQTVQPADFHHNHWAHMPHSYAQPNSNNEQPGIPFGTRAARADGDSQRRASVVSPSYFSNGSGSRSRAPNVPPLMPQFMRAHGSISEQYQQNSSSSLFAGAHRSGGMRPAPAPLPENPTFSLFPPGSSGHNSMETDDVGGSRFYAWERDRFAPYPLMPVDCETSWWTSQQSHSTSEPASAPRRLFGQWLGVGRSSPENISPEGSLYRQLHSPRM